Sequence from the Pseudomonas sp. LS.1a genome:
CTGATCAGCCGCGGCTACTCCGAAGCCGATATTGCCAAGCTCTGGGGCGGTAACTTCCTGCGGGTGTGGGAGCAGGTGCAGCGCACCGCGCAACCCGTCGCCACCTCATCCCCCTGACTCTTGCGAGCAACTTGATGAACGATCGTCGCACCTTTCTCAAGCAGGCCGGCCTGCTGGCGGCCGCCCTGCCCCTCACAGGCCCGCTGCTGCCTGCCGCCCACGCGGCACCTGCACAGCCTGCCACTGCCAACGGCTGGGCCGCGTTTCGCAGCCTGTTCGAGCTGGACCCGGCCTACGCACACTTTGCCAACTTCCTGATCACCTCGCACCCAAGGCCCGTGCGCGAAGCCATCGAGGCGCTGCGCGCCCGCTTCGACCGCCACCCGGCCCGCATGGTCGACTGGGACAGCCAGTCGGAGTGGAAGCACGAAGCCGCCGTGCGTGAATGGGCAGCCCGCTACCTCGAAGTGACGCCCCGGCAAATCGCCCTGACCGGCAGCACCACCGAAGGCCTGGGGCTGATCTATGGCGGGCTGAAGATTGCCCCGGGGCAGGAAATTCTCACCACCGTGCACGAGCATTCGGCCGCCCGTCACACCATGGGCTTTCGCACCACGCGCGATGGCACGCCAGTTCACCGGTTGCGCCTGTTCGAAGACCCCGCCAAGGTCAACAGCGACCAGGTACTGGCCACCATTGCGGCTGCCATCGGGCCGAAAACCCGGGTGCTGGGCATGACCTGGGTGCATTCGGGCAGTGGCGTGAAACTGCCCGTGGGCGAGATCGGCGCGCTGGTGCGCGAGGTCAATCGCCAGCGTGACGAGCAGGACCGGATCATCTACGTGATCGACGGCGTGCACGGCTTTGGTGTCGAAGACATGCGCTTTGCCGACCTCAACTGCGATTACTTCATCGCCGGCACGCACAAGTGGATGTTCGGACCGCGCGGTACCGGGATCATCTGCGCGGCGTCCACCGAACTGAAGCAGCTGAACCCGACCATTGCCACGTTTTCCGAGAATGAAGACTTTGCCACGGTGATGACGCCCGGGGGTTACCACGCGTTCGAGCATCGCTGGGCATTGGGCAAGGCGTTCGAGTTGCACCTGCAGTTGGGCAAGGCGGCGGTCCAGGCGCGAATTCATGGGCTTAATGACTATCTCAGGCAGCGGCTTGAAGCGCTGCCGGGGATCGAGCTGGTGACACCGCGCAGTGCGCAGTATTCGGCGGGGTTCACCTTCTTCCGGGTCACGGGGCAGGATGCTGACGAGATTGCCCGGTATCTCAACAGCCAGCGCATTGTGGTCGATGCGGTGTCGCGGGATGTCGGGCCGGTGGTGCGGACAGCGCCTGGGCTGTTGAATACCGAGGCGGAGATCGAGCGATTGGTCGATGCATTGAAGAAGCACGTTCGCGGATGAAGCCCTGGGGCCGCTTTGCGGCCCCGGCGAGCTCAAGTCAGGATTGGCCGCCGACCCGCTTCAACCACTCCCCGACATCCCGGTAAATCCCCTCCACCTGCCCCACGATCCCCGACATGCGCAAGAAGTCATGGGTCAACCCCTCCACCCGGGCAAAGGTCACCGCCGTCCCGCCCGCCATCAGCCAGTCACGATAGGCCATGCCCTCATCGTGCAACGGGTCATACTCGGCCACGAACAGGTACGCCGGCGCCAATGGCTCGCGCAGCGTCGACAGCAACGGCGACACCCGCCAGTCCAGGCGCTGTTCGCGCTGCGGTGCATAGTGCTGGTAGAACCACGCCAGGGTAGGTGTCTCCAGCAGGTAACCCTCGGCATGCTCGCGATGGGACTCACGCTGGCAGGAGATATCGGTCACCGGGTAGAACAGCAACTGCGCCAGCGGCTTGAACGCCAGCGCTTCGGGCTGCTCCACCGCCGTAATGGCCAGCACCGCCGCCAGGCTGGCGCCCACACTGTCCCCTGCCAGCACCACCCGGCGGTTGTCCAGGCCCAGCGAGGCCGCCTGCTCAGCCAGCCAGTTGGCGGCGTCCAGCGCATCGTGCAGGGCCACCGGGAACTGCTGCTCCGGTGCCAGCCGGTAGTCTGCCGCCAGCACCGCGAACTCGCCCAGGGCCGCCAGGCGACGGCACACCGAGTCGTGCGAATCGAGGCTGCCGACCACGTAGCCGCCGCCGTGCAGGTACAGGATCACCGGCTGCAAGGCAGCGCCGGCATCGCCCTGGCGGTACAAGCGAGCCGCCAGGCGAGCACCGTCGCGTGCGGTAATCTGCAGCTCGCTGGCCGTGACGTTGCCAGGCGGGCTCGGGTCGAGCACCTGCGAGCTGCCTTCGAACTCGGCACGGGCCTGGGCCACGTCCATCGCGTGCATGGGCAGGCTCCTGCCCGTCAGCCGGCCAAATTCGACCAGTTCCAGAAATGCCGCCAGATCAGGGTGCAGTGCCATGTGGGTTCCTTGGGTGAACAATGTGACTCAAGCCTCCCTACGGGACGTAGCAGCGCACCGAAAAATTACCCGCCCACACAGCTAAATCGTTGGTGCAGGCACTCGTTATCCCTGCACAACGAAAGACCGCCAGAGGCATACCGTGGACCTTCAGAGCATTCTCAGCAAACTGTTCGCCAACGCTCATGCCGTGGGCATCGAAGGCGTTTTCCAGTTCGTCTTCAGCCAGGACCGGGCCTTCTGGTCGGAGGTGCGCGACAGCAGCCGCACCGGTGCCGGCCGGCACAGCGCCCCGGACGTCACCATCGAGCTGGCCGAGCGTGACTTCATGGGCATCATGGGCGGCACCGCCAACGTCGAAGAGCTGTTCGCCAGCGCCCGCCTGAAGATCAGCGGCAACATGGGCCTGGCCACCCTGCTGCCGCAGATCATCAGCAACGCCCGGCGCGGCGCTCCGGCGACCAAGGTGTCGATGAACCAGCGCTACCCGACACCGGCACGCCTCAGCGAACGGGTGTCGGCCGCGCAACCGGTGCAGCGCGAGGTGGCACGCATTGCCCGCGCCGACATGCCGCCGGCGCGCTTCCAGGGAGAGTACCTGGAGCACGGAACACCCGTGGTGATCAGTGATGCCCTGCAGGACTGGCCGCTGTTCAGC
This genomic interval carries:
- the pvdN gene encoding pyoverdine-tailoring periplasmic protein PvdN; this encodes MNDRRTFLKQAGLLAAALPLTGPLLPAAHAAPAQPATANGWAAFRSLFELDPAYAHFANFLITSHPRPVREAIEALRARFDRHPARMVDWDSQSEWKHEAAVREWAARYLEVTPRQIALTGSTTEGLGLIYGGLKIAPGQEILTTVHEHSAARHTMGFRTTRDGTPVHRLRLFEDPAKVNSDQVLATIAAAIGPKTRVLGMTWVHSGSGVKLPVGEIGALVREVNRQRDEQDRIIYVIDGVHGFGVEDMRFADLNCDYFIAGTHKWMFGPRGTGIICAASTELKQLNPTIATFSENEDFATVMTPGGYHAFEHRWALGKAFELHLQLGKAAVQARIHGLNDYLRQRLEALPGIELVTPRSAQYSAGFTFFRVTGQDADEIARYLNSQRIVVDAVSRDVGPVVRTAPGLLNTEAEIERLVDALKKHVRG
- a CDS encoding alpha/beta hydrolase — its product is MALHPDLAAFLELVEFGRLTGRSLPMHAMDVAQARAEFEGSSQVLDPSPPGNVTASELQITARDGARLAARLYRQGDAGAALQPVILYLHGGGYVVGSLDSHDSVCRRLAALGEFAVLAADYRLAPEQQFPVALHDALDAANWLAEQAASLGLDNRRVVLAGDSVGASLAAVLAITAVEQPEALAFKPLAQLLFYPVTDISCQRESHREHAEGYLLETPTLAWFYQHYAPQREQRLDWRVSPLLSTLREPLAPAYLFVAEYDPLHDEGMAYRDWLMAGGTAVTFARVEGLTHDFLRMSGIVGQVEGIYRDVGEWLKRVGGQS